In Nonomuraea sp. NBC_00507, the following are encoded in one genomic region:
- a CDS encoding aldo/keto reductase, giving the protein MTAEFPLGSALNSRPGNIRKVTDNSLRYLSVDHIDVLYQHRVDPEVPIEDVAGTVKELIDAGKVKYFGLSEAGPQTIRRAHVIQPVSVLQTEFSLFERDVEQLFPVLRELGIGFVAYSPLGRGVITGTAQPAGSYDATDMRNVDPRWQPGTFERRADPRHPQPAAHGGERRGRRPQPRPR; this is encoded by the coding sequence ATGACCGCCGAGTTCCCCCTCGGCAGCGCTCTCAACAGCCGCCCCGGCAACATCCGCAAGGTCACCGACAACAGCCTGCGCTACCTCAGCGTCGACCACATCGATGTGCTCTACCAGCACCGCGTCGACCCCGAGGTGCCGATCGAGGATGTGGCAGGAACCGTCAAGGAGCTGATCGACGCGGGCAAGGTGAAATACTTCGGCCTGAGCGAGGCCGGCCCTCAGACCATCCGCCGCGCGCATGTCATCCAGCCCGTTTCCGTCCTGCAGACTGAGTTCTCGCTGTTCGAGCGGGACGTCGAGCAGCTGTTCCCGGTCCTGAGGGAGCTGGGCATCGGGTTCGTCGCCTACTCCCCGCTGGGCCGCGGCGTCATCACCGGCACCGCCCAGCCCGCCGGCTCCTACGACGCCACCGATATGCGTAACGTCGACCCGCGCTGGCAGCCGGGCACCTTCGAGAGGCGTGCCGATCCCCGGCACCCGCAGCCCGCAGCGCATGGAGGAGAACGCCGCGGCCGCCGACCTCAGCCTCGCCCGCGCTGA